The nucleotide window ATCGCAGCCCAACTCATGCTGCTCGCTAGCCGTCATGCGATCGACGGGTTCGTGCCGCGGCTTCTCGCGGCGGCATCCGATTCGACGCGACCGGGAGTCTTCCACCGGCTCTTTGACGCGCTCGCCATCGTCGCGCCCACCCCGGTTCACATCGACCTCGAGATGCGTTCCGCACTTCCCGCCTGGCTCGGATGGGCCCTCGTCTCGCGCGTCGCGGGGAACCGCGACGAGCTCAGAGCCCGCTACGGTGAGCCACCGCCCGAGTTGCTCTACCGCGTGTGCGAGGAGGTTGCACGGGTGGGGCGCGTCGACGACGCCTTGGAACTCGCCAGTCATCCGAGCAGCTTCCACACGTTCGCCAGCGGCTACGAACAGCGACGTCCCCCACCGACGCAAGACGCGCTGCTTACGATAGCCCGCACGGCGACGCTGACGGACAAGCAGCGGAAGCGCGTTCTCGCTGCTTTCAAGAAGGCGCCGCGGCAGCGGAGCGATGGGCACAAGGCCCGCCTGGCCGAGTTGCAGACGCTCCTCGAGGCATGATCGTCCGGCGATCTACGCGACCACCACGAGGAGGACGCCGGCCGGGAGCCGAGCCGACTCGGAGTCCTCCGGAGGCTAGGCTGAAGATAGTCCAACGCGAGCAGCTGGCGCATGTCCAACGGAGCCGCATCAGTTGTCCCGGCAGCCATCCTGCTCGAGGATGACGAACTCCACGCGGCGGTTGGCCGCGCGCCCTACCGGGGTGTTGTTGTCGTCGATGGGTCGCGTCTCGCCGTAGCCCTCGGACTGCAGCCGCTCGGGGGCCACGCCGTGCTGGATGAGGTACTCCCGCACCGACGCGGCGCGCTGCTGCGACAGCACGAGGTTGTGGCGGTCACGCCCGCGCGAGTCAGTGTGCCCCTCGATGCTCACCCGGCGCAGGTCGGGCCGAGACACGATCACCCCGGCCAGCTGGTTCAGCAGGTCGAAGGAGCGGTGCTGAATGACCGCGCGGTTGCTCTCGAAGTGGATGTGGTCGCGGATCTCGATCGACGCACACGTCACGTGGATGACCGTCTGGTCTGGGCAGCCGTCCGTGTCCTCGAAGCCGTTCACCACCTCGGGCTGCATGGGGCAGCGGTCGGCCGTGTCCGGGATGCCGTCCCCGTCGTTGTCGAGGTCGGGACAGCCGTCTTCGTCCTGGAAGCGGTCGCGGTCCTCGGGCTCGTGCGGGCACGCGTCGTGGGGGTCGAGCAGGCCGTCCCCGTCCGTGTCGACCTCGGGGCAGCCATCCTCGTCCTCGACCCCGTTGTAGTCTTCCGCCTCGTTCGGGCAGCGATCAACGCCGTCGAGGATGCGGTCCTGGTCGTTGTCCGGGTCGGGGCAGCCGTCGGTGTCCTGGAACCCGTCCTGGTCCTCCGGCTCGTTGGCGCACTGGTCGGAGATGTCCTGGATGCCGTCGCCGTCGTTGTCGCGGTCGGGGCACCCGTCTTCGTCCTGGAAGCTGTCGCGGTCCTCCCGCTCGAGCGGGCAGCCGTCGTCGGGGTCCGGCACTCCGTCCTGGTCGTTGTCGGGGTCGGCGCAGCCGTCCTCGTCCTCGAAGCCGTCCGCGTCCTCCGGGTCGTTCGGGCACTCGTCGGGCTCGTCTTCGATGCCGTCCTGGTCGTTATCGAGGTCGGGGCAGCCGTCCTCGTCCTCGAAGCCGTCTGCGTCCTCGGGCACCTCGGGGCACGCGTCGACGCGGTTGAGGATGCCGTCGCCGTCGCGGTCGCGGTCGGGCACGCGCATGTAGCTCAGGCTGAACAGGATGCGGTAGTCCGGGGCGCCGAAGCCCTGAAACAAGCCCACGCCGCCGCCTGCTTGGATCATCACCTGCTCGATGGGCAGGAAGCGGAAGTTGAGCATCGCCTCGGTGGGCGCCTCCTCGTAGCTGAAGTCGTCGGCCGCCACCACGATGCTGCCGCGCACCTCCGGCACGACGTGCACGTAGCGGCTGCGGAACTGGATGGCGAGGCCCCAGTCCACCGTGCCGCCCACGCTCAGCCCAGCGGTCTCGAGGTCGCTGCGGTAGGTGTAGCCCGCGCTGAGCGACACGCGGTGACCCGTGGTCGTCACGCCATCCACGACCAAGCGCGACGAGACGCGGAAGCCCTCGCCCTGGTAGTCGTCCTGCTCGCCGGTCGGGAAGAAGCCCTCCACCACCAGCGCCATGGCGGCGCCTCCTGGTGAGGCATCGGTGTGCGTGTTGAACAGGCGCAGCTTGAGCCCCAGGCGCGCGTCGCCCGGCCCCGCCCCCGCGCCGGGTGCGCCGACGTCGAAGTTGGGCAACGTCGGGATGGTGTCGCCGCGCTGCATGACGATGACGGGGATGTCGAGCCCGAGCTCGAGCCGACCCGCGATCCCCACCGCGCCGAGCAGGTGCAAGCTCGCCTGCTGGTCGATGATGGCGTACAGGCGCGACCCGTCGACGCTGCGCATGACGAGCGGGCGCGCGTCGTAGTGCGCGAGCAGCCCGAGCTCGAACGAGCCGTTCTCGAGCAGGTCGGCGGACGAGACCCCGGCGGCGTTGCTGCGCTGCGAGAGGGAGGGATGGAACAGCTGCGGATCGAAGCGCCGCTGTGCGGACGCCCTCCCCGCCGCCGCCATGAGCGCCATGGAAAACAGGGCCGCGAGGGCCCGCGCGAACCAAGCGCGATTCACGAGCGCGCCCCCCGGCGGACGACGAGCGCAGCGCCCAGCGCCAGCAGCGCGAGCAGCGGTGCGAAGGGCGACCCTGCATGGCCGGCCCCGCAGGTGTAGACCCCGCCGCCCGAGAGCAGCCCGGGGAGCTGGTCGTCCTCGTCGTTCAGCGGGTCACCCCCGCGCGCGACCTCGGCGCCATCCCCGAGGCCCCCGTCGTCGCTGTCCGCGTCGCGCGGGTCGGTCGCCGCGCACCCGCTGCAGCTGGGCAGGTCGGCGCACACGTCCGCGCACGCCGCCGGGCACGTGTCGGTGATCGGGATCTCGCACACGTTGCGTAGGCCATCTCCGTCGACGTCCTCGTCGCACACGTCGCCGTCGTCGTCGTCGTCCAGGTCCGCTTGGTCGGTGTTGGGAATGGCGGGGCAGTTGTCGATGGCGTCGGGCACGCCGTCGGCGTCGGCGTCGGGCTCGGGGCAGCCGTCGTCGTCCATGAACGCGTTCGCGTCTTCCGCGACGAGCGGGCACCGGTCGAGGTTGTCCTCACAGAGGATGGTGGGCACCGTCGCGCGCAGCGCGCAGTCGCCGTCGCTGTCCCGCTCGAGGTAGTCGGGCACGCCGTCCATGTCGGCGTCGTCGTCCAGCGGGTCGCCGTTC belongs to Sandaracinaceae bacterium and includes:
- a CDS encoding OmpA family protein; this translates as MNRAWFARALAALFSMALMAAAGRASAQRRFDPQLFHPSLSQRSNAAGVSSADLLENGSFELGLLAHYDARPLVMRSVDGSRLYAIIDQQASLHLLGAVGIAGRLELGLDIPVIVMQRGDTIPTLPNFDVGAPGAGAGPGDARLGLKLRLFNTHTDASPGGAAMALVVEGFFPTGEQDDYQGEGFRVSSRLVVDGVTTTGHRVSLSAGYTYRSDLETAGLSVGGTVDWGLAIQFRSRYVHVVPEVRGSIVVAADDFSYEEAPTEAMLNFRFLPIEQVMIQAGGGVGLFQGFGAPDYRILFSLSYMRVPDRDRDGDGILNRVDACPEVPEDADGFEDEDGCPDLDNDQDGIEDEPDECPNDPEDADGFEDEDGCADPDNDQDGVPDPDDGCPLEREDRDSFQDEDGCPDRDNDGDGIQDISDQCANEPEDQDGFQDTDGCPDPDNDQDRILDGVDRCPNEAEDYNGVEDEDGCPEVDTDGDGLLDPHDACPHEPEDRDRFQDEDGCPDLDNDGDGIPDTADRCPMQPEVVNGFEDTDGCPDQTVIHVTCASIEIRDHIHFESNRAVIQHRSFDLLNQLAGVIVSRPDLRRVSIEGHTDSRGRDRHNLVLSQQRAASVREYLIQHGVAPERLQSEGYGETRPIDDNNTPVGRAANRRVEFVILEQDGCRDN